In Mycobacterium sp. 050128, one genomic interval encodes:
- a CDS encoding TetR/AcrR family transcriptional regulator produces MLVSAAEVMRERGAAGVTIDAVLARSGAPRGSVYYHFPEGRNQILSEALRYSGDAITATIDAAADHGARTLLREFIELWERLLTDGDFLAGCPVVAAAISSDENDQDLTSEAGMILGRWCTALTRAFAKDGFNDDDAASLAVTSISALEGAVVLARSTRSVLPLSQVGEQLEFLIKAREFVTRNGMPGKQDG; encoded by the coding sequence ATGCTCGTCAGCGCCGCCGAGGTGATGCGTGAGCGCGGAGCCGCCGGCGTCACGATCGACGCCGTGCTCGCCCGCAGCGGCGCCCCCCGCGGCTCGGTTTACTACCACTTCCCCGAAGGCCGCAATCAGATCCTCAGCGAGGCCCTGCGGTATTCGGGGGATGCCATCACCGCCACCATCGACGCCGCCGCCGACCACGGCGCCCGCACCTTGTTGCGCGAGTTCATCGAACTCTGGGAGCGTCTGCTGACCGACGGCGACTTCCTCGCCGGCTGCCCGGTGGTCGCGGCCGCGATCAGCTCGGACGAAAACGATCAGGACCTGACCAGCGAAGCCGGCATGATCCTGGGCCGGTGGTGCACGGCATTGACCCGGGCGTTTGCCAAAGACGGCTTCAACGACGACGACGCCGCCTCGCTGGCAGTGACCTCGATTTCAGCGCTCGAAGGCGCGGTCGTGCTGGCCCGCTCGACCCGCTCGGTGCTCCCGCTCAGCCAGGTCGGCGAGCAGCTCGAATTCCTGATCAAGGCAAGGGAATTCGTCACCCGCAATGGGATGCCGGGCAAGCAGGACGGCTAG
- a CDS encoding class I adenylate-forming enzyme family protein, translating into MSVSLLLEMAVSSNPDRTAVVSGETRLTTQELSDLADGGAGVIAESGAQHVAYVGVGGAMLPVLIFAAARAGLPFTPLNYRLSAAGIQTLIERLPEPLVIVDGRYKDMLGDSSKRVMDSDDFLTAARSAEPAAEGLAFPDPESVSIVLFTSGTTSQPKAVELSHNNLTSYVTGTVEFDSAGEQDAALICVPPYHIAGVGAALSNLYAGRKMVYLPNFDANEWVRLIGAEHVTTATLVPTMLDRVVTVLETGDETSRELTSLRNLAYGGSKVGLPLVRRALELLPNVGFVNAYGLTETSSTIAVLTPDDHRAAQAAFSTSDVAAIRRLGSVGRPVPGIEIEIRDEEGKVLAAGETGELFVRGEQVSGRYTGIGSVLDENGWFPTKDIAMLDEEGYLFIGGRSDDTIIRGGENIAPAELEEVLVEHPHVRDVAVVGVEDAQWGQAIVAVVVPRPGADPDPEELREHVRKALRGSRTPDRVVFRDELPTTPTGKVLRREIIEDLAGLQAAPAEQ; encoded by the coding sequence ATGAGCGTTTCGTTGCTTCTCGAGATGGCTGTGTCGAGCAACCCCGACCGCACCGCCGTCGTCTCGGGCGAAACCCGGCTGACGACGCAGGAGCTCAGCGATCTGGCCGACGGCGGCGCCGGAGTTATCGCGGAATCGGGTGCTCAGCACGTGGCCTATGTGGGCGTCGGCGGCGCGATGCTGCCGGTGCTGATCTTCGCCGCGGCACGCGCCGGGCTGCCCTTCACCCCGCTCAACTACCGGTTGTCCGCCGCGGGCATCCAGACGCTGATCGAGCGGCTGCCCGAACCCCTGGTCATCGTCGACGGTCGCTACAAGGACATGCTCGGCGATTCGTCCAAGCGGGTGATGGATTCCGACGACTTCCTGACGGCCGCCCGCAGCGCCGAGCCCGCTGCTGAGGGGCTCGCGTTTCCCGATCCGGAGTCGGTCTCGATCGTGCTGTTCACCTCCGGCACCACGTCGCAGCCCAAGGCTGTCGAGCTCTCGCACAACAACCTGACCAGCTATGTGACCGGAACCGTCGAATTCGACTCGGCCGGTGAACAAGACGCGGCACTGATCTGCGTGCCGCCGTATCACATCGCCGGTGTCGGGGCCGCGCTGTCGAATCTCTACGCCGGCCGCAAGATGGTCTACCTGCCCAATTTCGATGCCAACGAATGGGTGCGGCTGATCGGCGCCGAGCATGTGACCACCGCGACGCTGGTGCCGACCATGCTGGACCGCGTCGTCACCGTGCTCGAGACGGGCGACGAGACTTCCCGCGAGCTGACGTCACTGCGCAACCTGGCCTACGGCGGGTCGAAGGTCGGCCTGCCACTGGTTCGCCGGGCACTCGAGCTGTTGCCGAATGTGGGCTTCGTCAACGCATACGGGCTGACCGAGACGAGCTCGACGATCGCGGTGCTCACGCCCGACGACCACCGCGCGGCCCAAGCAGCCTTTTCAACGTCCGACGTGGCCGCGATCAGGCGGCTGGGTTCGGTGGGACGGCCGGTGCCCGGCATCGAAATCGAGATCCGCGACGAAGAGGGCAAGGTACTGGCCGCCGGTGAGACCGGCGAGCTCTTCGTGCGCGGCGAGCAGGTGTCCGGCCGCTACACCGGGATCGGCTCGGTACTCGACGAAAACGGTTGGTTCCCAACCAAAGACATCGCGATGCTAGATGAAGAAGGCTACCTGTTCATCGGCGGACGCAGTGACGACACCATCATCCGCGGCGGCGAGAACATCGCCCCCGCCGAGCTGGAGGAGGTGCTCGTCGAGCATCCGCACGTGCGCGACGTCGCCGTCGTCGGCGTCGAAGACGCGCAGTGGGGACAGGCGATCGTCGCCGTGGTGGTCCCGCGGCCCGGTGCCGATCCCGATCCCGAGGAATTGCGGGAGCATGTCCGAAAGGCTTTGCGCGGTTCGCGTACCCCCGACCGCGTAGTGTTTCGCGACGAGTTGCCGACCACCCCCACGGGCAAGGTCTTGCGGCGGGAAATCATCGAAGATTTAGCAGGATTGCAGGCCGCACCGGCCGAGCAGTAA
- a CDS encoding crotonase/enoyl-CoA hydratase family protein: protein MSTDEANEPEVLVEQRGRILIITINRPKAKNAVNSAVANGLAAAVDRLDEEPGLSVGILTGAGGSFCAGMDLKAFARGELPIVEGRGMGFTERPPVKPLIAAVEGYALAGGTELALATDLIVASKDSAFGIPEVKRGLVAGGGGLLRLPQRIPSAIAMELALTGENLSAERAAALGMVNVLAEPGKALDAAIDLAERIAANGPLAVAATKRIIVESRGWSPDTMFAEQNKLLAPVFSSNDAKEGAIAFAEKRAPQWTGT, encoded by the coding sequence GTGAGCACCGACGAAGCCAACGAGCCCGAGGTCCTGGTCGAACAACGCGGCCGAATCCTGATCATCACCATCAACCGGCCCAAGGCCAAGAACGCGGTGAACTCCGCGGTGGCCAATGGCCTGGCGGCGGCCGTCGATCGGCTCGACGAGGAGCCCGGTCTGTCGGTGGGCATCCTCACCGGGGCGGGCGGCTCGTTCTGCGCGGGCATGGATCTCAAGGCGTTTGCCCGCGGCGAGCTGCCGATCGTCGAGGGCCGCGGCATGGGATTCACCGAGCGTCCGCCGGTCAAGCCGCTGATCGCGGCCGTCGAGGGCTACGCGCTGGCCGGCGGCACCGAGCTGGCACTGGCCACCGACCTGATCGTGGCGTCGAAGGATTCGGCCTTCGGTATCCCGGAGGTCAAGCGCGGCCTGGTCGCCGGTGGCGGCGGGTTACTGCGGCTGCCGCAGCGCATCCCGTCGGCCATCGCGATGGAGCTGGCGCTGACCGGCGAGAACCTCTCCGCGGAGCGAGCCGCCGCCCTGGGCATGGTCAACGTGCTGGCCGAGCCGGGGAAGGCGCTGGACGCCGCGATCGATCTGGCCGAACGGATCGCCGCCAACGGGCCGCTCGCGGTGGCCGCCACCAAGCGGATCATTGTGGAGTCCCGCGGCTGGAGCCCGGACACCATGTTCGCTGAGCAGAACAAGCTGCTGGCTCCGGTCTTTTCGTCCAACGACGCGAAGGAGGGCGCGATCGCATTCGCCGAGAAGCGCGCTCCCCAGTGGACCGGCACCTGA
- a CDS encoding WS/DGAT/MGAT family O-acyltransferase, producing the protein MKRLSGWDSVLLYSETPNVHMHTIKVAVVEIDPDRRDFDVNSFRQVIGARLNKLEPFTYQLVDIPWKFHHPMWREHCEVDLDYHIRPLRLPEPGGRRELDDAIGRIASTPLDRDRPLWEMYFIEGLANNRVAVVGKIHHALADGVASANLMARGMDLLPTPECGPQVTDPAPSKSQLVRSAFFDHLRQARKLPGTFRYTAQGVNRVRRSSRKLSPELTMPFTPPPTFLNHRITPERRFATATLALADIKETGKKCGGTVNDVVLAISTGALRTLLLRYDGTAEPLLASVPASFDFSPERISGNYFTGLMIALPADLDDPLERLRACHDNAVSAKEAFHLVGPELISRWSNYMPPLATESFFRWASSRDGQNKVLNLPISNVPGPREHGRVGGAKVTEIYSVGPLTAGSGLNITVWSYVDQLNISVLSDGATVKDPHEVTEAMVADFIELRRAAGLSEELTVVEAAMAPA; encoded by the coding sequence ATGAAACGGCTCAGCGGCTGGGACTCGGTACTGCTGTACAGCGAGACCCCGAACGTGCATATGCACACGATCAAGGTCGCCGTCGTCGAGATTGACCCGGACCGCCGAGATTTCGACGTCAATTCGTTTCGCCAGGTCATTGGGGCCAGGCTGAACAAGCTCGAGCCCTTCACCTATCAGCTCGTCGACATCCCGTGGAAGTTCCATCATCCGATGTGGCGCGAGCATTGCGAGGTCGACCTGGACTACCACATCCGCCCGCTGCGGTTGCCCGAGCCGGGCGGTCGCCGCGAGCTGGACGACGCGATCGGGCGCATTGCCAGCACCCCGCTGGACCGCGACCGTCCGCTGTGGGAGATGTACTTCATCGAGGGCCTGGCCAACAACCGGGTCGCGGTGGTCGGCAAGATCCACCACGCGCTGGCCGACGGCGTCGCCTCGGCCAATCTGATGGCCCGGGGCATGGACCTACTGCCCACACCGGAATGCGGCCCGCAGGTCACCGACCCCGCGCCGTCGAAGTCGCAATTGGTGCGCTCGGCGTTCTTCGACCACCTCCGTCAGGCCCGCAAGCTGCCCGGGACCTTCCGCTATACGGCGCAAGGGGTCAATCGGGTCCGGCGCAGCTCACGCAAGCTCTCGCCGGAGCTGACCATGCCCTTCACGCCGCCGCCCACCTTCCTCAACCACCGGATCACCCCGGAACGCCGTTTCGCGACGGCCACCCTGGCGCTCGCCGACATCAAGGAGACGGGCAAGAAGTGCGGCGGGACCGTCAACGACGTGGTGTTGGCCATCTCCACCGGGGCGTTGCGCACCTTGCTGTTGCGTTACGACGGCACGGCCGAACCGCTGCTGGCTTCGGTCCCGGCGAGTTTCGACTTCTCACCCGAACGGATATCGGGCAACTACTTCACCGGGTTGATGATCGCGCTGCCGGCCGACCTCGATGATCCGTTGGAGCGGCTGCGGGCCTGCCACGACAACGCGGTTTCCGCCAAAGAGGCCTTCCACCTGGTCGGCCCCGAATTGATCAGCCGGTGGTCGAACTACATGCCGCCACTGGCCACCGAGTCGTTCTTCCGCTGGGCGTCCAGCCGCGACGGCCAGAACAAGGTGCTGAACCTGCCTATCTCGAACGTGCCCGGACCGCGCGAGCATGGTCGCGTCGGCGGCGCCAAGGTCACCGAGATCTACTCGGTCGGGCCGTTGACCGCGGGCAGCGGACTCAACATCACCGTGTGGAGCTACGTCGACCAGCTCAACATCTCGGTGCTGTCCGATGGTGCCACCGTCAAGGACCCGCACGAGGTGACCGAGGCGATGGTTGCCGACTTCATCGAATTACGCAGGGCTGCAGGGCTTTCCGAAGAGCTGACGGTAGTCGAAGCCGCGATGGCCCCGGCCTGA
- a CDS encoding alpha/beta hydrolase: MTARVPSMTPCFKWLLRARPADYALALSVASASLPVVGKHLEPLGGVTAMGVWGARHAPEAFSTLKKDWLTPGINDVRRRDRESTHEVSVAALRGIVSAADLELDWPVVDKKPPIWEALGQRRYLYRRAVHYGDHPAQVLDVWRRKDLPAQPAPVLIFVPGGAWVHGRAMMQGTALMSRLAEQGWVCLAIDYRVAPYHRWPRHITDVKTAIAWARANVDKFGGDRDFVAVAGCSAGGHLSALAGLTPDDPGFEHRLPEGADSSVDAVVGIYGRYDWEDRSTPERDRFVEFLERVVVKKSIARHPELYRDASPIARVHRNAPPFLVIHGSKDSVIPVEQARSFVERLRAASHSMVGYLELPGAGHGFDMIDGERAGVAAHATSLFLNQIYRTKVQIRSKEVI; encoded by the coding sequence ATGACGGCGAGGGTCCCGAGCATGACACCGTGTTTCAAATGGTTGCTGCGGGCCCGTCCCGCCGACTATGCGCTGGCGTTGAGCGTTGCCAGCGCTTCGCTACCGGTGGTGGGTAAGCACCTGGAACCACTGGGTGGTGTGACCGCGATGGGCGTCTGGGGCGCGCGGCATGCACCGGAGGCTTTCTCTACCTTGAAGAAGGACTGGCTGACGCCGGGGATCAACGACGTGCGTCGCCGGGACCGGGAAAGCACGCATGAGGTGTCCGTCGCGGCCTTGCGTGGCATCGTGTCGGCCGCGGACCTCGAGCTCGACTGGCCGGTGGTCGACAAGAAGCCGCCGATCTGGGAAGCGTTGGGGCAGCGCCGTTACCTGTACCGCCGGGCGGTCCACTATGGCGACCACCCCGCGCAGGTGCTGGACGTGTGGCGGCGCAAGGATCTGCCGGCCCAGCCCGCCCCGGTGCTGATCTTCGTGCCGGGCGGCGCCTGGGTGCACGGCCGGGCCATGATGCAGGGCACCGCCCTGATGTCGCGACTGGCGGAGCAGGGCTGGGTGTGCCTGGCGATCGACTACCGCGTCGCGCCCTATCACCGGTGGCCGCGGCACATCACCGACGTCAAGACCGCGATCGCGTGGGCGCGCGCCAACGTCGACAAGTTCGGCGGCGACCGTGATTTCGTTGCAGTGGCGGGCTGTTCGGCTGGCGGGCACCTGTCCGCGCTGGCCGGACTGACGCCCGACGACCCGGGCTTCGAGCACAGGCTGCCGGAGGGCGCGGACAGCTCGGTAGACGCGGTGGTCGGCATCTACGGCCGCTACGACTGGGAGGACCGCTCCACCCCCGAGCGTGACCGGTTCGTCGAATTCCTGGAGCGGGTGGTCGTCAAGAAGTCGATCGCCCGTCATCCCGAGCTGTACCGCGACGCGTCGCCGATCGCGCGGGTGCACCGGAATGCTCCGCCGTTCTTGGTGATTCACGGCAGCAAGGACAGCGTCATCCCCGTCGAGCAGGCGCGCAGCTTCGTCGAGCGGCTGCGGGCGGCCTCGCATTCGATGGTCGGGTACCTCGAGTTGCCCGGGGCCGGACACGGCTTCGACATGATCGACGGCGAGCGCGCCGGCGTGGCGGCTCATGCCACTTCGCTGTTCCTCAACCAGATTTACCGCACCAAGGTGCAGATCAGGTCAAAAGAGGTCATCTAG